One genomic window of Prochlorococcus sp. MIT 0801 includes the following:
- a CDS encoding class I SAM-dependent methyltransferase, whose product MKYKCRHCSALLEEEVIDLGHQPPSNAYISKSNLHLPEITYPLKLFVCSKCWLVQLPEHAKAEELFTSDYAYFSSTSKSWCEHAKQFTYKAIEKLGLNRTSLVIEIASNDGYLLEYLQREKIPNIGIEPTMETAYASRKKGIETIQKFFGSNLANELLENNLKVKNKADLIIANNVLAHVPDINDFMLGVKLLLKNDGYVSIEFPHLLNLIKYNQFDTIYHEHYSYLSLNFVQVLSNHVGLSIVDVEELNTHGGSLRVWLRHNNISQPNQSVEKILNIEKDYGLLHLETYKNFQRNAEFSKYNLIEYLITQKKIGKKVMAYGAAAKGNTLINYAGIKSDLIPAVFDNAKSKQGKFLPGSHIPILSPEKLNDLNPDSILILPWNLIDELQKDLLGYKLFVAMPKMKEIS is encoded by the coding sequence ATGAAATACAAGTGTCGTCATTGTTCTGCTTTACTTGAAGAGGAAGTTATTGATTTAGGCCATCAACCTCCAAGTAATGCTTATATTTCTAAATCGAATCTTCATTTACCTGAAATTACTTATCCTTTGAAATTATTTGTTTGTTCAAAATGTTGGCTTGTCCAACTACCTGAACATGCTAAAGCTGAAGAGCTATTTACTTCAGATTATGCTTATTTCTCAAGTACTTCTAAATCTTGGTGCGAGCATGCTAAACAGTTTACATATAAAGCAATTGAAAAACTAGGTCTTAATCGAACTAGTTTAGTTATAGAAATAGCGAGTAATGATGGTTATTTATTAGAGTATCTTCAACGCGAAAAAATACCGAATATTGGGATTGAGCCAACTATGGAAACGGCTTATGCTTCTAGGAAGAAAGGTATAGAAACAATTCAGAAATTTTTTGGATCTAATCTTGCAAATGAATTGCTGGAGAATAATCTTAAAGTAAAAAATAAAGCAGATTTGATAATTGCAAATAATGTTTTAGCTCATGTTCCAGATATTAATGATTTCATGTTAGGTGTGAAACTTTTACTTAAAAATGATGGGTATGTTTCTATTGAATTTCCTCATTTATTAAATTTAATCAAATATAATCAATTTGATACAATATATCATGAACACTACAGTTATCTGAGCTTGAATTTTGTTCAGGTATTGTCAAATCATGTTGGATTATCCATTGTAGATGTTGAAGAATTAAATACTCATGGTGGGAGTTTAAGAGTTTGGCTAAGACATAATAATATTTCTCAACCTAATCAATCTGTAGAAAAAATATTAAATATCGAAAAAGATTATGGATTACTTCATTTAGAAACTTACAAAAACTTCCAAAGAAATGCTGAGTTTTCAAAATACAATTTAATTGAATATTTGATAACTCAAAAGAAGATTGGTAAGAAAGTTATGGCTTACGGTGCTGCTGCTAAAGGTAATACATTAATTAATTATGCAGGTATTAAATCTGATTTAATACCTGCTGTTTTTGATAATGCAAAAAGCAAACAAGGCAAGTTTCTTCCAGGTAGTCATATTCCTATTCTTTCGCCAGAAAAGTTGAATGATTTGAATCCTGATTCAATTTTAATTTTGCCCTGGAATCTTATTGATGAATTACAAAAAGATTTATTAGGATATAAACTTTTCGTTGCGATGCCTAAAATGAAAGAGATTTCTTGA
- a CDS encoding asparagine synthase C-terminal domain-containing protein, producing MINKIDGNYIEIKFSDNKVSILRDKFGSIPLYYRLDCSYISTSLSDLVLPDDEYCINSMSHYITNGILFGSDTPYKNIKKLCPYERLIFINKNFKVINIENYFPNISNDFKIEILEEIILNSIENIRSIEDNSNKILLNLSGGNDSSLLLSLMNHVGFDSDSIISNTFYHSDWRTDFDDWIWSKRVADIYSINNQLCKIDVSDFNKFNLELIHQTKGLYHTYGTAFHCQTSFVKNNLDNESIIINGSGPDEVIIGTEKIEVSTLINQGNKSYQDYFNYLFTAQDYNKIPLEEVSEYFLEKVCIQDLNFTKLVEQSFNTKKSFADNQRCFHSLFVLQDHISTLFAASGCSKMAMIFPFLTNDFFDFCFSTQFNILNNESIYKKCIKDILIKYLPHDIVYRKKIGFQSPSRIYFANKNLMGLELLTYFEKNSSILNLDKLIQPINKRLMIEASLIKRYDFLEWNILNILRLENISSS from the coding sequence TTGATAAATAAAATAGATGGTAATTATATAGAAATTAAATTTTCTGATAATAAGGTTTCAATTTTAAGAGATAAATTTGGTAGTATTCCTCTTTATTATCGCTTGGATTGTTCTTATATATCTACATCCTTAAGTGATTTGGTTTTACCAGATGATGAATATTGTATTAATTCAATGAGTCATTATATTACGAATGGAATCCTTTTTGGCTCAGATACTCCATATAAAAATATCAAGAAATTATGTCCTTATGAAAGATTAATTTTCATAAATAAAAATTTTAAGGTGATAAATATAGAAAATTATTTTCCTAATATATCTAATGATTTCAAAATTGAGATTTTAGAAGAAATAATTTTGAATTCTATAGAAAATATTAGATCAATTGAAGATAATTCAAATAAAATACTTCTCAATCTTTCTGGAGGAAATGATTCATCTTTATTATTATCATTAATGAATCATGTAGGTTTTGATTCTGATTCTATTATTTCAAATACTTTCTATCATTCTGATTGGAGAACTGATTTTGATGATTGGATTTGGTCAAAAAGGGTTGCGGATATTTATTCTATAAATAATCAATTATGTAAGATTGATGTTTCAGATTTCAATAAATTTAATTTAGAATTGATACATCAAACTAAAGGTTTGTACCATACATATGGAACTGCATTTCATTGTCAAACATCATTTGTTAAGAATAATCTAGATAATGAGAGTATAATTATTAACGGATCAGGCCCTGATGAAGTAATTATTGGAACCGAAAAGATAGAAGTTTCTACCTTAATTAATCAAGGAAATAAAAGCTATCAAGATTATTTTAATTATTTATTCACTGCTCAAGATTATAATAAAATTCCATTAGAAGAAGTTTCTGAATACTTCTTAGAAAAAGTTTGTATTCAGGATTTAAATTTTACAAAATTAGTTGAACAAAGTTTTAATACGAAAAAGTCATTTGCTGATAACCAAAGATGCTTTCATTCTTTATTTGTTTTACAAGATCATATATCGACATTATTTGCTGCATCTGGATGTTCAAAAATGGCTATGATTTTTCCCTTCCTAACAAATGATTTTTTTGATTTCTGTTTTTCAACTCAATTTAATATATTAAATAATGAAAGTATTTATAAAAAATGTATTAAAGATATTCTGATCAAATATCTACCTCATGACATTGTATATAGGAAGAAAATTGGATTTCAATCACCTAGTAGGATATATTTTGCTAATAAAAATTTAATGGGACTTGAACTATTAACATATTTTGAAAAGAATAGTTCCATTTTGAATTTGGATAAATTAATTCAACCAATAAATAAAAGATTAATGATTGAAGCATCTCTTATAAAACGTTATGATTTTTTAGAATGGAATATATTAAATATACTAAGATTAGAAAATATTAGCTCCTCATAG
- a CDS encoding asparagine synthetase B, which yields MCGFVCSYNDNSFQLTNSLNLISHRGPDSSKTLIKNNWQIGFNRLSIVGNQEDFDQPYTENSNEDCLVFNGEIYNFKELADEYDIKSSKISDTEVLYKLLKFNIKEIIPKLDGIFAFAYINFRRNEVFLARDFFGVKPAYYSFLNGKLYISSELRPLSSHLNSSYNSQALVEYLSYGTTWNSDTIYKSINKINAGEIIHFNLKNNKRNQYSFDLIVNKTLKAKKTYSEIFSNSVKSQIPDLPFGILFSGGIDSTLILLELMKNKKLTSIFSITLDDIEMNEKYWQDLVIKTFNIKSNYYEVKTNNNDFTPENIYHSLYQLDLPITHPNFLGALAIAEKAKFYGLKVLISGEGADELFCGYRWHLQDSINMENILGYVPSSIIAKVLGIQNFNPPKFTEMSMDEFFIKYYLQRWLTRADLTGMKHSIENRVPFLSNSLYEFSRSFSLDQKTANKTITKIQLKKMLAGSLSNDFIYRRKRGFDYPLNSWVDGSLEKIISSRSNEMINDIKTLLIPHQNSYFYSRIIFILSSFFLWEKGL from the coding sequence ATGTGTGGTTTCGTTTGTTCTTATAATGATAATAGTTTTCAACTAACTAATTCTCTTAATTTAATTAGTCATAGAGGACCTGATTCATCTAAAACTCTTATAAAAAATAATTGGCAAATTGGTTTTAATCGTCTTTCTATAGTGGGAAATCAAGAAGATTTTGATCAACCTTATACAGAAAATAGTAATGAAGATTGCTTAGTTTTTAATGGAGAAATTTATAATTTTAAAGAACTAGCAGATGAATATGATATTAAATCCTCAAAAATTTCTGATACAGAAGTTTTGTATAAACTTTTAAAGTTTAATATTAAAGAAATTATACCAAAACTTGATGGGATATTTGCTTTTGCTTATATAAATTTTAGAAGAAATGAAGTCTTTTTAGCGAGAGACTTCTTTGGAGTTAAACCAGCTTATTATTCTTTTCTAAACGGAAAACTATATATTTCAAGTGAATTAAGGCCTCTTTCTTCTCATTTAAATTCTTCATATAATTCTCAGGCTTTAGTAGAATATTTATCTTATGGCACTACTTGGAATTCAGATACTATTTATAAATCTATAAATAAAATTAATGCAGGTGAAATTATTCATTTTAATTTAAAAAATAATAAGAGAAATCAATATTCATTTGATTTGATAGTTAATAAAACTCTCAAAGCTAAAAAAACATACTCTGAAATTTTTTCGAATTCTGTAAAAAGCCAAATTCCTGATTTGCCTTTTGGAATTTTGTTTAGCGGTGGAATTGATTCTACTTTAATTTTATTAGAGCTAATGAAAAATAAGAAACTAACTTCAATATTTTCTATTACTCTAGATGATATTGAGATGAATGAAAAATATTGGCAAGATTTGGTAATAAAAACTTTTAATATTAAATCTAATTACTATGAAGTAAAAACTAACAATAATGATTTTACTCCTGAGAATATTTATCATTCTTTATATCAATTAGATTTACCTATTACACATCCTAATTTTTTAGGAGCACTAGCAATTGCCGAAAAAGCTAAATTCTATGGACTTAAAGTTTTGATCTCTGGAGAGGGTGCAGATGAATTATTCTGCGGCTATAGATGGCACTTACAAGATTCAATCAATATGGAAAATATTCTTGGTTATGTTCCTTCTTCAATTATTGCAAAGGTCTTAGGAATACAGAATTTCAATCCACCAAAATTCACTGAGATGAGTATGGATGAATTTTTTATTAAATATTATCTTCAAAGATGGTTAACAAGAGCAGATTTGACTGGCATGAAACATTCAATAGAAAATAGAGTTCCATTCCTTTCTAATTCTTTATATGAATTTTCAAGATCTTTTTCTTTAGATCAAAAAACTGCAAATAAAACTATCACTAAGATTCAGTTAAAAAAAATGCTTGCAGGATCATTATCTAATGATTTTATTTATCGAAGAAAAAGGGGTTTTGATTATCCGCTAAATTCCTGGGTTGATGGTTCTTTAGAGAAAATTATATCTAGTCGCTCAAATGAGATGATTAATGATATTAAGACTTTACTGATTCCTCACCAAAATTCATATTTTTATTCCAGAATTATATTCATACTTTCCAGCTTTTTTTTATGGGAGAAGGGTCTTTAA
- a CDS encoding DegT/DnrJ/EryC1/StrS aminotransferase family protein, translating to MSPKVQDKIPYTRPSITDLETNYATDAAANGWGERCYDYIYKFENRFKDYVGTSFAISTSSCTGALHMGMKALGIGPGDEVILADTNWIATVSPVVHLGAQPVFVDIEEESWCLDPIQVENAITKRTKAIIAVHLYGNLADMSKLLSISKKYNLYLIEDAAEAIGSVYLGKKAGCIGIFGAFSFHGTKTITTGEGGALVTNDSNLYEKVLTLSNHGRSKFQKKQFWADNVGYKYKMSNIQAAIGLAQLERIEDLVARKREILSQYKNYLSNFSGLTFNYERTSCINGAWMPTVVFDDYLNINRDSLAHAFAEQNIDARVFFWPLSSLPMFTSQRNNINSWSIPERAINLPSFHDISEEQIMRSVNCIRHLFNQTK from the coding sequence ATGTCTCCTAAAGTACAAGATAAAATTCCATATACTAGACCATCAATAACGGATTTAGAAACTAATTATGCTACTGATGCTGCAGCTAATGGCTGGGGTGAAAGATGTTATGACTATATTTATAAATTTGAAAATAGATTTAAAGATTATGTAGGAACTTCTTTCGCAATTTCAACTAGTAGTTGTACTGGTGCACTTCATATGGGTATGAAAGCACTTGGTATTGGCCCTGGGGATGAGGTCATTTTGGCAGATACTAATTGGATTGCCACAGTTTCACCAGTAGTCCATCTTGGCGCACAGCCTGTTTTTGTAGATATTGAAGAGGAAAGTTGGTGCTTAGATCCAATACAAGTTGAAAACGCAATAACAAAAAGAACGAAAGCAATAATTGCAGTTCATCTTTATGGGAATTTAGCTGATATGAGTAAATTATTATCAATAAGTAAGAAGTATAATCTTTATTTAATTGAAGATGCTGCTGAAGCCATCGGATCAGTTTATCTTGGTAAAAAAGCAGGATGCATTGGTATTTTCGGTGCTTTTTCTTTTCATGGAACAAAAACCATTACAACTGGCGAGGGAGGCGCATTAGTAACTAATGATTCTAATCTTTACGAGAAGGTATTGACATTGTCCAATCATGGAAGATCTAAATTTCAAAAGAAGCAGTTTTGGGCGGACAACGTTGGGTATAAATATAAGATGTCAAATATTCAAGCTGCTATAGGGCTTGCTCAGCTTGAAAGAATCGAGGACTTGGTAGCGAGAAAAAGAGAAATTTTAAGTCAATATAAAAATTATTTATCTAACTTTAGTGGTTTAACTTTTAATTATGAACGCACTTCTTGCATCAATGGAGCGTGGATGCCTACAGTCGTTTTTGATGATTATCTGAATATCAATAGAGACTCTTTAGCTCATGCTTTTGCAGAGCAGAATATTGATGCAAGGGTATTTTTTTGGCCACTTTCTTCGCTTCCTATGTTTACATCCCAGCGAAATAATATTAATTCATGGTCTATACCAGAGAGGGCAATAAATCTTCCAAGCTTTCACGATATTTCGGAGGAACAAATTATGAGATCTGTTAATTGTATTCGTCATTTATTTAATCAAACCAAATGA
- a CDS encoding NeuD/PglB/VioB family sugar acetyltransferase: MKFKNTIIIGANNPTIIRTINDINSFSKTINVLGFIDNNFQNIGNFYHGIPILGGLNDLKYFPEDVSLINTIASKTNLRKEITNSFIEQGFNFLNVIHPSINIDSVTFGQGNIVYENSMIHPQVKIGSHNVISSCSGIAHESSIGDYNFIGPASYICGKVKICDLVYIGVGAKVLPRLTLGSDSLIAAGAVVISDIKSNSRVRGVPAKPF, encoded by the coding sequence ATGAAATTTAAAAATACGATAATTATTGGTGCTAATAATCCTACAATTATTAGAACTATTAATGATATCAATAGTTTTTCAAAAACAATAAATGTTTTAGGATTTATAGATAATAATTTTCAGAATATAGGTAATTTCTATCATGGAATTCCTATCTTAGGAGGTTTAAATGATTTAAAATATTTTCCCGAAGATGTCAGTTTAATTAACACAATCGCTAGCAAAACAAATCTTAGAAAAGAAATTACTAATTCATTTATTGAACAAGGATTTAATTTTTTAAATGTAATTCACCCTTCAATTAATATAGATTCTGTTACTTTTGGTCAGGGTAATATAGTATATGAAAATTCCATGATTCATCCTCAAGTAAAAATTGGATCTCATAATGTTATATCTAGTTGTTCTGGTATAGCTCATGAAAGTTCTATTGGTGATTATAATTTTATTGGACCTGCCTCTTATATCTGTGGCAAAGTGAAAATTTGTGATTTAGTATACATAGGTGTAGGAGCAAAAGTCCTACCTAGACTTACTCTGGGATCTGATTCTTTGATTGCTGCTGGTGCTGTTGTTATTTCTGATATAAAATCCAATAGCAGAGTGCGTGGTGTCCCAGCAAAACCATTTTAA
- a CDS encoding cephalosporin hydroxylase family protein, which yields MGEGSLNLEPVLDFQNEVSENLKKLSSADELKRFSKDWINAAAPYRYTYNFSWLGRPIIQFPNDSWALQEIIWKTKPDLIIETGIAHGGSLIMNASILALMDMSEAILNNQSLDPRISKRKVLGIDIDIRKHNQAMIDSHPMASRIEMIEGSSINPDVVDEVKDFSSEFKNIMVCLDSNHSHEHVLSELNSYAPLVSKGSYCVVFDTVVETMPKDLFLDRPWGPNDNPKTALKEYLSTHKEFVIDLEIDNKLMISSAPNGYLKRIS from the coding sequence ATGGGAGAAGGGTCTTTAAATCTTGAGCCTGTTTTAGACTTTCAAAACGAAGTAAGTGAGAATCTTAAAAAATTATCTTCTGCAGACGAACTTAAAAGGTTTTCAAAAGACTGGATAAATGCTGCCGCTCCTTATCGATACACATACAACTTTAGTTGGCTAGGAAGACCAATCATACAATTTCCTAATGACTCATGGGCTTTACAAGAAATTATTTGGAAAACAAAGCCTGATTTAATAATTGAAACTGGAATTGCTCATGGAGGATCATTAATCATGAATGCTTCTATTTTGGCTCTAATGGATATGTCTGAAGCAATTCTCAATAATCAATCATTAGATCCAAGAATATCTAAGCGTAAAGTTTTGGGAATTGATATTGATATAAGAAAGCATAATCAAGCAATGATTGATTCACATCCGATGGCATCTAGGATTGAAATGATTGAGGGGTCAAGCATTAATCCTGATGTAGTTGATGAGGTTAAAGATTTTTCTTCCGAGTTTAAAAATATCATGGTTTGTTTAGATTCTAATCATTCTCATGAACATGTACTGTCTGAATTGAATTCATACGCACCACTTGTTAGTAAAGGGTCCTATTGTGTTGTATTTGATACTGTTGTTGAAACAATGCCAAAGGATCTATTTTTAGATCGTCCTTGGGGGCCAAATGATAACCCTAAGACTGCATTGAAAGAGTATCTGTCTACACATAAAGAATTTGTAATAGATTTAGAAATAGATAATAAATTAATGATATCTTCTGCCCCAAATGGATATTTAAAGCGTATTTCATAG
- a CDS encoding dTDP-4-dehydrorhamnose 3,5-epimerase family protein, giving the protein MHIKELSIEGLFEIYAIENSDSRGSFINIFRDNNLLFREAWGNRKIRQVNISNNIKVGSIRGLHFQSNPYMDAKIVRCLSGKIWDVAIDLRVNSLTYCQWVATTLSPEKLNALFIPEGFAHGFQVLEPNSQVLYLHSQDWVPEFEKGYRWNDFKFKINWPLPLTEISMKDQLLPYF; this is encoded by the coding sequence ATGCATATAAAAGAACTCTCTATTGAAGGTTTATTTGAGATATATGCCATTGAGAATTCAGATAGTCGTGGTTCATTTATTAACATTTTTAGAGACAATAATTTATTATTTAGGGAAGCTTGGGGTAATAGAAAAATTCGTCAGGTTAACATCAGTAATAATATTAAAGTTGGCTCTATAAGAGGTTTACATTTTCAATCAAATCCTTATATGGATGCAAAGATTGTTCGTTGTCTTAGTGGTAAGATTTGGGATGTTGCAATTGATTTGCGTGTAAATTCATTAACCTATTGTCAATGGGTTGCAACTACTTTGTCGCCTGAAAAATTAAATGCCTTATTTATCCCTGAGGGGTTTGCTCATGGTTTTCAAGTTTTAGAGCCAAATAGTCAAGTATTATATCTTCATTCTCAGGATTGGGTGCCAGAATTTGAAAAAGGCTATCGATGGAATGATTTCAAATTTAAAATTAATTGGCCTTTACCTTTAACTGAAATAAGTATGAAAGATCAATTATTACCTTATTTTTAA